In the Chryseobacterium sp. MYb264 genome, one interval contains:
- a CDS encoding DUF4280 domain-containing protein, translated as MKTYKVQKGMILTVPEEHEAKEISENYARRMEELEKKKKLEQENSIDTESSEPEPEKEPENDQQEKEKQEKKETKEKEAGEHDGKLFVIQKGKAICDKGTQFPQFKVSSHQKHYLNNEGHAPDYLAVTENDLQFNPPAAPFGNCSLKNNQPCTFAPAGKWQKVYTDVKVLGNALLTEISELQCSIGGKIKIKDHGQREELSKQNFKNADAKVHQYINPMVDLRRFNEQLDGDNFYS; from the coding sequence ATGAAAACATACAAAGTACAAAAAGGCATGATCCTTACCGTTCCGGAAGAACACGAAGCCAAAGAAATCAGTGAGAATTATGCTCGCAGAATGGAAGAATTGGAAAAGAAGAAGAAACTGGAGCAGGAAAACTCTATCGATACTGAAAGTTCTGAACCCGAACCTGAAAAGGAACCTGAAAACGACCAGCAAGAAAAGGAAAAACAGGAAAAAAAAGAAACCAAGGAGAAAGAAGCAGGCGAACATGACGGTAAACTTTTCGTGATCCAAAAAGGAAAAGCGATATGTGATAAGGGAACTCAGTTTCCACAATTTAAAGTGAGCAGTCATCAAAAACATTATTTGAATAATGAAGGTCACGCTCCTGATTACTTAGCCGTCACTGAAAATGATCTCCAGTTTAATCCCCCAGCAGCTCCTTTTGGGAACTGTTCATTAAAAAATAATCAGCCCTGTACTTTTGCGCCTGCCGGAAAATGGCAGAAAGTATATACGGATGTAAAAGTATTAGGAAATGCTTTATTAACAGAAATTTCCGAGCTCCAGTGCTCCATTGGCGGAAAAATAAAAATTAAAGATCACGGACAACGGGAGGAGCTCAGCAAGCAAAATTTTAAAAATGCGGATGCAAAAGTACATCAGTATATCAATCCGATGGTGGATTTGAGAAGGTTTAATGAGCAGTTGGATGGCGACAATTTTTATTCATAA
- a CDS encoding NADH-quinone oxidoreductase subunit N yields MSVLIIVFLTAVVALFSGVFEQGKFARYIGILGLIIALWVSFMPECAFFGQYKHMYDYTANTALFTKISIVTTLLLFFLGGFAFSNHRSHQSELYALMLFALCGGIILFGYQNMVTLFLGVEILSIPLYVMAGANKTDLRSNEASIKYFLMGAFATGFLLFGIAFIYGSVGSFDLYKIQDFGVSNPHNVMFILGVLLILCALAFKVALAPFHMWSPDVYFGAPSLITAFMASVVKISGFFALFRLMTIGFGGVTEEWINVFGVFLIITLLLANVMGLAQTNAKRMLAYSSVSHAGYIGLVFFGMTSLSTYNLAFYLFAYALSTVGVFMCLIYVEKLKRETSFGAFKGLAKTEPLLATVAAISMLSMAGIPLTAGFMGKFALFSQAMNSNHGVFLVIVAVLGSALSIAYYLRLIISMFFFKESTFKSSEKVTLTYNIVAVCIIASVIVLGVAPDLFAGVFGL; encoded by the coding sequence ATGAGTGTTTTAATTATTGTTTTCCTAACGGCAGTTGTTGCGTTATTTTCAGGAGTTTTTGAACAAGGGAAATTCGCAAGATACATTGGGATTTTGGGATTAATCATCGCATTATGGGTAAGTTTCATGCCGGAATGTGCTTTCTTCGGACAGTACAAACACATGTACGACTATACCGCAAATACCGCGTTATTCACAAAAATATCAATCGTAACCACATTATTGTTATTCTTTCTGGGAGGTTTTGCTTTCAGCAACCACAGAAGTCACCAGTCAGAATTATATGCATTGATGCTTTTCGCATTGTGTGGCGGAATTATCCTTTTCGGATACCAAAACATGGTAACGCTATTCTTAGGAGTTGAGATTCTTTCTATTCCTTTATATGTAATGGCGGGAGCTAATAAAACTGATTTAAGATCAAACGAAGCTTCCATAAAATATTTCCTGATGGGTGCCTTCGCAACAGGTTTCTTACTGTTCGGTATCGCGTTTATCTACGGAAGTGTAGGAAGTTTTGATTTATATAAAATCCAGGATTTCGGAGTATCAAATCCTCACAATGTCATGTTCATCTTAGGAGTTTTATTAATTCTTTGTGCATTGGCATTCAAAGTAGCATTAGCGCCTTTCCACATGTGGAGCCCTGATGTGTATTTCGGAGCCCCTTCATTGATTACGGCTTTCATGGCAAGTGTAGTGAAGATCTCAGGATTTTTCGCTCTATTCAGATTAATGACCATCGGATTCGGAGGTGTTACAGAAGAATGGATCAATGTTTTCGGAGTATTTTTAATTATCACATTGCTTTTGGCAAACGTTATGGGTCTTGCTCAGACGAATGCAAAAAGAATGTTGGCTTATTCTTCAGTTTCTCACGCGGGATACATTGGGTTGGTATTCTTCGGAATGACAAGCCTTTCTACTTACAATCTGGCGTTCTATTTATTTGCGTACGCTTTATCAACAGTAGGTGTTTTCATGTGTCTGATCTATGTTGAAAAACTAAAAAGAGAAACTTCTTTCGGAGCTTTCAAAGGATTGGCAAAAACAGAACCTTTATTAGCAACAGTAGCGGCAATTTCAATGCTTTCAATGGCTGGAATTCCGTTAACGGCTGGTTTCATGGGGAAATTTGCTTTATTCTCTCAGGCAATGAATTCTAATCATGGAGTATTCTTAGTAATCGTAGCAGTTTTGGGTTCTGCCCTTTCTATTGCTTACTATTTAAGACTGATCATTTCTATGTTCTTCTTCAAAGAAAGCACATTCAAATCTTCAGAAAAAGTAACGTTGACTTATAATATCGTTGCTGTTTGCATCATCGCATCAGTAATTGTTTTAGGAGTTGCTCCTGATTTATTCGCGGGAGTTTTCGGATTGTAA
- a CDS encoding complex I subunit 4 family protein, with product MSGLLLTLLLLPLVGSGLVFAWKDKSSKYLALGIALVQMLVTFYITADFDFTPTVDSVLQHEINYPWSQFMKSSLHFGIDGMSLLLLLLTNILAPIIILSSFNENVSYRNTFYGLILLMQFGLVGVFTSLDGLLFYIFWEVTLIPIWFIAGLWGQENKRMEFTTKFFVYTFIGSLFMLAGLIYVYNHSASFALTDLYNAQLNETQQTVVFWFIFFAFAVKLPVFPFHTWQPDTYTYSPTQGSMLLSGIMLKMAVYGVMRYLLPITPLPIAGISGQIVIILAIVGIVHGALIAIIQTDMKRIIAYSSFSHVGLMVAGIFASAVITLRGTFNIEGAEGALVQTFAHGINVAGLFYCCDILYKRFKSRDIRQMGGLAKVAPKFAVLFLIILLGSMGVPLTNGFIGEFILLKAVYDFNGLAAVIAGLTVILCAVYLLRFYGKAMFGQGDDAVLSTVKDLSAVEFSVLASLAVFVIVFGIFPQPIIEMVNSSLKFIYQSMVS from the coding sequence ATGTCTGGTTTATTATTAACATTATTACTATTACCTCTAGTAGGTTCGGGATTAGTTTTTGCATGGAAAGATAAATCCAGCAAATATTTGGCACTGGGAATTGCATTGGTACAGATGCTGGTTACCTTCTACATTACGGCGGATTTTGATTTTACGCCAACAGTAGACAGCGTATTGCAGCACGAGATCAATTACCCTTGGTCACAATTTATGAAGAGCTCTCTTCACTTCGGTATCGATGGGATGAGTTTACTTCTTTTATTGTTGACGAATATTTTAGCGCCAATCATTATTTTATCTTCTTTTAATGAAAATGTAAGCTACAGAAATACATTCTACGGTTTGATCTTGCTAATGCAGTTCGGGCTTGTAGGAGTTTTCACATCGCTTGACGGATTGTTATTCTACATTTTCTGGGAAGTAACTTTGATTCCGATCTGGTTCATCGCCGGACTTTGGGGTCAGGAAAATAAAAGAATGGAATTCACTACGAAATTCTTCGTATATACATTCATTGGGTCATTATTCATGTTAGCTGGGTTGATTTATGTTTACAACCACTCTGCATCTTTTGCACTGACAGATTTATATAATGCTCAATTAAACGAAACACAACAGACTGTGGTATTCTGGTTTATCTTCTTTGCTTTTGCAGTGAAATTACCAGTATTCCCTTTCCATACTTGGCAACCGGATACATATACGTATTCACCTACTCAAGGATCGATGCTTTTATCAGGTATCATGCTTAAAATGGCGGTGTACGGAGTTATGCGTTATTTATTACCAATCACTCCCCTTCCAATTGCAGGAATTTCAGGACAGATTGTAATTATCCTTGCTATTGTAGGAATTGTTCATGGAGCTTTGATCGCGATCATCCAGACAGATATGAAGAGAATCATTGCGTATTCTTCTTTCTCTCACGTTGGATTAATGGTGGCAGGTATCTTCGCTTCAGCGGTGATTACTTTAAGAGGAACTTTCAACATCGAAGGTGCTGAAGGAGCTTTGGTACAGACTTTTGCTCACGGTATCAACGTGGCAGGTCTATTCTACTGTTGTGATATTTTATATAAGAGATTTAAATCAAGAGACATCAGACAAATGGGAGGTTTGGCGAAAGTTGCTCCTAAGTTTGCCGTGTTGTTCTTGATCATTTTATTAGGTTCAATGGGAGTTCCATTGACTAATGGATTCATCGGAGAATTTATCCTGTTGAAAGCAGTATATGATTTTAACGGATTGGCAGCGGTAATTGCTGGTCTTACGGTAATTCTTTGCGCTGTATACTTATTGAGATTCTACGGAAAAGCAATGTTCGGGCAAGGTGATGATGCAGTGCTAAGCACAGTAAAAGATTTATCTGCAGTAGAATTCTCTGTATTGGCAAGTTTAGCGGTTTTTGTGATTGTATTTGGTATTTTCCCACAACCGATAATCGAAATGGTGAATAGTTCGTTGAAGTTTATCTACCAATCAATGGTAAGCTAA
- the nuoL gene encoding NADH-quinone oxidoreductase subunit L produces the protein MENLIYAIVLLPLIGFLINGLFGKNLPKIVVGSLATAMVLGSFCIAVSLFMNFDSESPAVIVKAFKWFTVNGVQIDFGFQIDQLSLMMVMIITGIGSLIHLYSIGYMSHDKGFYKFFTYLNLFIFSMLLLVMGCNYLILFIGWEGVGLCSYLLIGFWYTNEEYGKAARKAFIMNRIGDLALLIGIFMIAAQTNSLDYISVAQNAGKFELDGSVIIFITASLFIGATGKSAQVPLYTWLPDAMAGPTPVSALIHAATMVTAGIYLVVRSNFLFTLAPTVQGGILFIGFLTAALAGFYALRQNDIKKVLAYSTVSQLGFMFIALGLGAYTTAMFHVMTHAFFKALLFLGAGSVIHAMSNEQDMRFMGGLKKYIPITHATFLVGTLAISGFPLLSGMISKDEILVAAFAKNPIYWVFLFILAAVTATYMFRLYYLTFHGEFRGTEEQKHHLHESPTNMTLPLIVLAILSVLGGLINLPHFIGHGHYAKLMEWLKPVLTEESFKQMEATLSGVPFGTEMILLGATIAMFFCVWFIVKNTYVNKKKQALPEAQYTGWEKLSAKKLYIDELYNALIVKTVEGLGRGGKMFDKGILDRFVDFVGEGAEDSGKAMKRIQNGNVENYILIMSLAVGIILIVNFILQ, from the coding sequence ATGGAGAATTTAATATATGCAATAGTACTTTTACCACTTATAGGTTTTCTTATTAACGGGCTTTTCGGGAAAAATCTTCCAAAAATTGTTGTGGGTAGTCTGGCTACAGCAATGGTTTTAGGATCTTTCTGTATTGCAGTAAGTCTTTTCATGAATTTCGATTCTGAAAGTCCTGCTGTTATCGTAAAAGCTTTCAAATGGTTCACCGTAAACGGGGTTCAGATTGATTTCGGATTCCAGATTGATCAGCTTTCATTAATGATGGTGATGATCATCACAGGAATCGGATCTTTAATTCACCTTTATTCTATCGGATATATGAGCCACGATAAAGGTTTCTATAAGTTTTTCACTTATTTAAATCTCTTCATTTTCTCCATGTTATTATTGGTAATGGGATGCAACTACCTGATCTTATTCATCGGATGGGAAGGTGTAGGATTGTGTTCTTATTTACTCATCGGATTCTGGTATACGAACGAAGAATACGGTAAAGCAGCGAGAAAAGCATTCATCATGAACAGAATTGGTGACCTTGCGTTATTGATCGGTATTTTCATGATTGCAGCACAGACAAATTCATTAGATTATATTTCTGTAGCGCAAAACGCCGGAAAATTTGAATTAGACGGAAGCGTAATTATCTTTATTACGGCGAGTTTATTTATCGGTGCCACTGGTAAATCTGCTCAGGTTCCATTATATACTTGGTTACCGGATGCGATGGCTGGTCCAACTCCTGTTTCTGCGTTAATTCACGCGGCAACGATGGTAACGGCAGGTATTTATTTAGTAGTAAGATCAAACTTCTTATTTACTTTAGCACCAACCGTTCAGGGGGGAATTTTATTCATCGGATTCTTAACGGCGGCTTTGGCAGGATTCTACGCATTACGTCAGAACGACATCAAAAAAGTATTGGCATATTCTACCGTTTCACAACTTGGATTTATGTTCATCGCTTTAGGTTTGGGAGCTTATACAACGGCTATGTTCCACGTAATGACGCACGCTTTCTTCAAGGCATTATTGTTCTTGGGAGCAGGTTCTGTAATCCACGCAATGAGCAACGAGCAGGACATGCGTTTCATGGGAGGTTTGAAAAAATACATCCCGATCACGCACGCAACTTTCTTGGTTGGAACATTGGCAATCTCAGGTTTCCCTTTATTATCGGGGATGATCTCTAAAGACGAAATTTTAGTAGCAGCTTTTGCTAAAAATCCAATTTATTGGGTATTCTTATTCATTTTAGCAGCTGTTACTGCAACGTATATGTTCAGATTATACTATTTAACTTTCCACGGAGAGTTCAGAGGTACTGAAGAACAAAAACACCATTTACACGAAAGTCCTACGAATATGACATTACCATTAATCGTGTTGGCTATTCTTTCTGTTTTAGGTGGTTTAATTAACCTTCCTCACTTCATCGGTCACGGTCATTATGCAAAATTAATGGAGTGGTTGAAGCCGGTTCTTACGGAGGAAAGCTTTAAACAAATGGAAGCTACTCTTTCGGGAGTTCCGTTTGGTACTGAAATGATTCTTTTAGGAGCAACAATTGCCATGTTCTTCTGTGTTTGGTTTATCGTTAAAAATACTTATGTCAATAAGAAAAAACAAGCGTTACCAGAGGCACAGTACACAGGATGGGAAAAACTGTCTGCTAAAAAATTATATATTGACGAACTTTACAATGCATTAATTGTAAAAACTGTTGAAGGATTAGGACGCGGAGGAAAGATGTTTGATAAAGGTATTCTTGATCGTTTTGTAGACTTCGTAGGAGAAGGCGCTGAAGACAGCGGAAAAGCGATGAAGCGTATTCAGAACGGAAATGTGGAAAACTACATTCTGATCATGTCTTTAGCTGTGGGAATTATACTGATTGTTAACTTTATATTACAATAA
- the nuoK gene encoding NADH-quinone oxidoreductase subunit NuoK, whose amino-acid sequence MGEVNTFIQSIPLNYFIILSSVLFSLGVLGVLLRKNAIVILGCVELMLNSTNLLLAAFSAYKGNGDGQLLVFFIMVVAAAEVAVGLAIIAMLYRNTRSVDVSIFNKLRG is encoded by the coding sequence ATGGGAGAAGTAAATACATTTATACAAAGCATCCCTCTGAATTATTTCATCATTCTTTCTTCTGTATTATTCAGTTTAGGAGTGTTGGGCGTATTGTTGAGAAAAAATGCTATTGTTATTTTGGGTTGTGTTGAGCTTATGCTAAATTCTACGAACCTTTTACTGGCTGCATTTTCAGCCTACAAAGGAAACGGCGACGGGCAACTTTTAGTTTTCTTCATTATGGTGGTTGCAGCTGCGGAAGTAGCGGTAGGTTTAGCAATTATTGCTATGCTTTATAGAAATACCCGTTCTGTTGATGTAAGTATATTTAATAAATTAAGAGGATAA
- a CDS encoding NADH-quinone oxidoreductase subunit J family protein, giving the protein MDQFLFFLVAFLAVASAVYFVFARNPLYAILSLIVTMFSIAGMYILLNAQFLAIIQIIVYAGAIMVLFLYILMMLNLNKEDESKKGNTLKFVGVFTAGLLLIGILGVFRGVQDNHVVVENVDKGVGLTKNLGRLLFNEYVLPFELASILILAGIVGAVLIGKKDL; this is encoded by the coding sequence ATGGATCAGTTTTTATTTTTCTTGGTGGCGTTTTTAGCAGTGGCGAGTGCGGTGTATTTCGTATTTGCCAGAAATCCTTTATATGCTATTTTGTCATTAATTGTTACGATGTTTTCTATTGCGGGTATGTACATTCTTCTGAATGCACAATTCCTTGCGATTATTCAGATCATTGTGTACGCCGGAGCCATCATGGTATTATTCCTTTATATCCTGATGATGCTTAACCTTAATAAAGAAGACGAAAGTAAGAAGGGCAATACTTTAAAGTTTGTCGGAGTTTTTACAGCCGGTCTTTTATTAATTGGAATTTTAGGCGTATTCAGAGGTGTTCAGGACAATCACGTTGTTGTTGAAAATGTAGACAAAGGTGTTGGTTTGACGAAAAATCTGGGTAGACTTTTGTTTAATGAATATGTTTTACCGTTTGAGCTTGCATCCATCCTTATTTTGGCAGGTATTGTAGGTGCGGTACTAATCGGTAAAAAAGATCTATAA
- a CDS encoding NuoI/complex I 23 kDa subunit family protein, whose product MKLTNRSKVVSNKEMTLAEKIYLPAIFTGMGITFKHAVRTVLKGAPAVYSYPEVQKPRADIWRGQHVLKRDEEGRERCTACGLCAVACPAEAITMTAAERTREEKDLYREEKYASVYEINMLRCIFCGMCEEACPKSAIYLTDRLVDVETNRGSFIYGKDKLVEKINQRIDITERQSEKQKNAVK is encoded by the coding sequence ATGAAACTTACGAACAGATCAAAAGTTGTTTCCAACAAAGAAATGACCCTTGCTGAAAAAATCTACCTACCTGCAATTTTTACAGGAATGGGGATTACATTTAAGCATGCTGTAAGAACCGTATTGAAAGGTGCTCCTGCAGTATATTCGTATCCGGAAGTACAGAAACCGAGAGCAGATATCTGGAGAGGTCAGCACGTTTTGAAAAGAGACGAGGAAGGCAGAGAAAGATGTACGGCTTGCGGACTTTGTGCGGTGGCTTGTCCTGCAGAAGCAATTACCATGACTGCAGCTGAAAGAACCAGAGAAGAAAAAGATCTTTACAGAGAAGAAAAATACGCTTCGGTATATGAAATCAATATGCTAAGATGTATTTTCTGCGGTATGTGTGAAGAGGCTTGTCCGAAATCTGCAATTTATCTTACAGACAGATTGGTAGACGTGGAAACTAACAGAGGTTCTTTCATCTATGGAAAAGATAAATTGGTTGAAAAAATAAATCAAAGGATTGATATCACTGAAAGACAATCCGAGAAACAAAAAAATGCGGTAAAATAA
- the nuoH gene encoding NADH-quinone oxidoreductase subunit NuoH yields MDLLTFKLILVLALFLLSLTIAAYSTWAERKVASIMQDRIGPNRAGPFGLLQPLADGGKFFFKEDFTPQNAEKFLFVLGPALVMFISLITGAVIPWGKTLNFGGVSYDLQVANIDVGVLFIIGMASIGVYGIMIGGWASNNKYSLLGAIRASSQMISYELAMGLALLSIIMMTGSLDLKEITESQTTGKLWGIIPWGSGMNWNIFYQPIAFLVFFVAALAETNRHPFDLPECESELVTGYSTEYSSMKLGLYMFGEYVNMFISNAFMVVLFFGGYNYPGIEWVTQNWGENTAGILSIVAFLAKTVIGILIFMWIRWTLPRFRYDQLMHLGWKTLIPMALVNLLITGAVILAFAN; encoded by the coding sequence ATGGATTTACTTACATTTAAATTGATACTTGTACTAGCACTTTTCTTGCTTTCGTTAACGATTGCGGCCTACTCTACTTGGGCAGAAAGAAAAGTTGCCTCTATCATGCAGGATAGAATTGGACCTAACAGAGCGGGGCCTTTCGGATTGCTGCAACCTCTTGCCGATGGTGGAAAATTCTTCTTCAAAGAAGATTTTACGCCTCAAAATGCTGAAAAATTCCTTTTCGTATTGGGTCCGGCTTTGGTGATGTTTATTTCATTGATCACGGGAGCTGTTATTCCTTGGGGTAAAACATTGAATTTCGGTGGAGTTTCTTATGACTTACAAGTAGCAAATATTGATGTTGGAGTACTTTTCATCATTGGAATGGCTTCAATTGGTGTTTACGGAATCATGATCGGAGGTTGGGCTTCGAACAACAAATATTCATTATTAGGTGCTATCCGTGCTTCTTCTCAGATGATCTCTTACGAATTGGCAATGGGATTGGCTTTACTTTCTATCATTATGATGACGGGAAGTTTAGATTTAAAAGAAATCACAGAAAGCCAGACAACCGGAAAACTTTGGGGAATTATCCCTTGGGGTTCTGGAATGAACTGGAATATTTTCTACCAGCCAATTGCTTTCTTGGTATTCTTCGTAGCCGCTTTAGCAGAAACAAACAGACACCCTTTCGATTTACCTGAGTGTGAATCTGAATTGGTAACAGGATATTCTACAGAATACTCATCCATGAAATTAGGTTTATACATGTTCGGTGAATACGTGAATATGTTTATTTCTAATGCGTTCATGGTGGTTCTTTTCTTCGGAGGTTATAACTATCCTGGAATTGAATGGGTAACTCAGAACTGGGGTGAAAACACAGCGGGTATCTTGAGTATCGTGGCATTCTTAGCTAAAACAGTGATCGGAATTTTGATCTTCATGTGGATCAGATGGACGCTTCCAAGATTTAGATATGACCAATTAATGCACTTAGGTTGGAAAACTTTAATTCCAATGGCATTGGTAAACTTATTAATTACAGGTGCTGTAATTTTAGCGTTTGCAAACTAA
- a CDS encoding 2Fe-2S iron-sulfur cluster-binding protein: protein MSEEIKKFKITIDGQTTEVMPGTSILEAARQIGGKSVPPAMCYYSKLETSGGRCRTCLVEVSKGSEADPRPMPKLVASCRTNVMDGMEVKNLTSEKAQEGRKAVTEFLLVNHPLDCPVCDQAGECHLQDLGYEHGNLQTRTEFERNTYEADDLGPHIKLNMNRCILCARCVLAANQLTGEREHGILFRGDHAEISTYLNKALDNDFIGNVIDVCPVGALTDRTSRFASRVWFTKPMNASCKCDKCSGKATVWMKGDEISRVTARKDQWGEVEEFICDTCRFERKSLSDWNIEGPRHIDRHSVISLNHYEKPKDELRVLDNPMAKEISEKDEK from the coding sequence ATGTCAGAAGAAATTAAAAAATTCAAAATAACTATAGACGGACAGACTACCGAAGTTATGCCTGGAACTTCTATTTTGGAAGCTGCAAGACAAATCGGTGGAAAATCTGTACCTCCTGCAATGTGCTACTACAGCAAATTGGAAACCAGTGGAGGAAGATGCAGAACTTGCCTTGTGGAAGTTTCTAAAGGATCGGAAGCAGATCCTCGTCCTATGCCAAAATTGGTGGCAAGCTGCAGAACCAATGTGATGGATGGTATGGAAGTAAAAAATCTTACTTCTGAAAAAGCTCAGGAAGGTAGAAAAGCGGTAACCGAGTTCTTATTGGTAAACCACCCTCTGGATTGCCCTGTTTGTGATCAGGCTGGTGAATGTCACCTTCAGGATTTGGGTTATGAGCACGGAAATCTTCAGACAAGAACAGAATTCGAAAGAAATACGTACGAAGCTGATGACCTTGGTCCTCACATTAAATTGAATATGAACCGTTGTATTCTTTGTGCAAGATGCGTACTCGCTGCCAACCAGTTAACTGGAGAAAGAGAGCACGGAATTTTGTTCAGAGGAGATCACGCTGAAATTTCTACGTATTTAAATAAAGCTTTAGATAACGACTTCATCGGAAATGTAATCGACGTTTGTCCAGTTGGAGCCCTAACAGACAGAACTTCTCGTTTTGCAAGCAGAGTTTGGTTCACAAAGCCGATGAACGCTTCTTGTAAATGTGATAAATGTTCAGGAAAAGCTACAGTTTGGATGAAAGGTGATGAAATTTCAAGAGTTACTGCAAGAAAAGATCAGTGGGGTGAAGTTGAAGAATTCATCTGTGATACTTGCCGTTTCGAAAGAAAATCGCTTTCAGACTGGAACATCGAAGGTCCTAGACACATCGACAGACATTCAGTTATTTCATTGAACCACTACGAAAAACCAAAGGATGAACTAAGAGTTTTAGACAATCCGATGGCTAAAGAAATCAGTGAAAAAGACGAAAAATAA
- a CDS encoding AAA family ATPase produces the protein MNQHIQNIEISNFKSIKDLKVIDLNEINIIVGPPNSGKSNLLEAVSLFSLPYLDISENTKLNNFIRYQNLGDLVFNQNMTNTDSYVSRTINGEEDKFLLKYDFKGNFPLLNIIRQKDKEFLFHIDYKSQIRQTGNYFSYYSFVKEDTNYTIEYPTLKYFYDGKDHDSVFWNKRLMPFFGENLGMMVLQIKELQEFVANEFEKLGLDLVINKQTGEISAQRKQSDFLVTSVPFTVLADTFRRILFYKAAILSNEESVLLFEEPEAYCYEPYILEFTKEIIHNKNKNQFFIVTHSDFIINELVNDLETKEKINIYLTNFSKERGTEVKLLKKYKEDVYDYGMSVFMNFESLWEEN, from the coding sequence GTGAATCAACACATTCAAAATATTGAAATTTCGAATTTCAAATCAATAAAAGATTTGAAAGTAATTGATTTAAATGAAATCAATATTATTGTTGGTCCTCCGAACTCAGGAAAATCTAATTTATTGGAAGCTGTGAGTCTATTTTCTTTACCTTATTTAGATATATCTGAAAATACCAAATTAAATAATTTTATCAGATATCAAAATTTAGGAGATTTGGTTTTTAACCAAAATATGACAAATACAGATTCATATGTATCCAGAACCATAAATGGCGAAGAAGATAAATTTCTTTTGAAATATGATTTTAAAGGAAATTTTCCGTTGCTCAATATTATAAGACAAAAAGATAAAGAATTTTTATTTCACATAGACTATAAAAGTCAGATAAGGCAGACAGGAAATTACTTTTCTTATTACTCATTTGTTAAAGAGGATACTAATTATACAATTGAATATCCTACTTTAAAATACTTCTATGATGGAAAAGATCATGATTCAGTTTTTTGGAACAAAAGATTAATGCCTTTTTTCGGAGAAAATTTAGGTATGATGGTTCTTCAGATTAAAGAACTTCAGGAATTTGTTGCTAACGAATTTGAAAAACTGGGACTTGATTTAGTAATTAATAAACAAACTGGCGAAATTTCTGCACAAAGAAAACAATCTGATTTCTTAGTTACTTCAGTACCATTTACAGTATTGGCAGATACTTTCAGGCGAATATTATTTTATAAAGCTGCCATTTTAAGTAATGAAGAAAGTGTACTTCTTTTTGAAGAACCTGAAGCATATTGTTACGAACCTTATATATTGGAATTTACAAAAGAAATCATTCATAATAAAAATAAAAATCAGTTTTTTATCGTAACACATAGTGATTTTATTATCAATGAATTGGTAAATGATTTAGAAACAAAAGAAAAAATTAACATTTATCTGACCAACTTTTCAAAAGAACGAGGAACAGAGGTCAAATTATTGAAAAAATATAAAGAAGATGTTTATGATTATGGCATGAGTGTATTTATGAATTTTGAATCTTTGTGGGAAGAAAACTAA